In Saprospiraceae bacterium, the sequence GACCCGTATCCCGATCAAGTACAAACAAATATCCTTGTTTGGTGGCCTGGGCCAAAGCATCGATAGTCTTGCCATCTTTCTTCACTTGAATCAAGACCGGCGGAGCCGGCAGATCACGATCCAGGATATCATGATGCGTCGTTTGATAATGCCATTTTAGTTTTCCCGTTGCAGCATCAAGAGCCAAAACGCAATTTGCATATAAATTTTGCCCCTTTCTATTGCCGCCATAAAAATCAAAAGCGGCAGACCCGGTAGGTACATAGACTACTCCCCGATCCGGATCCAAAGACATGCCCGACCAACTGTTGGCTGCACCTACTTTTTTCCATGCATCAGCCGGCCAGGTCTCATAACCGGGTTCGCCAGGATGAGGGATGGTATGAAAAACCCAGACCAATTTGCCGCTCAGGGCATCATAAGCCCTGATGTATCCCGGGGCGGCATCAGGACCCTCGGACACACGGGATCCCATGATGATATTATTTTTATAGATGACCCCGGGAGTATTGGCCATTACGTACAAGCTATCAGCAGCGACACCCAGTCCATCATGCATATCTATACTTCCTTTGTCACCAAAGTCCAGTACCGGTGCACCGGTCATGGCATCAAATGCATATAAGCGATGTGTGAATGAATAATATATGCGTCGCTGACTGCCATCTGTCCAATACATCACTCCACGATTGACCCCAAGTCCGGAATTTCTTCCCGGTGGCCTGCTACGCCAGATTTCCTTTCCGGATGAAGCATTTAAAGCAAAAAGATCCAGGGTAGGCGATGTGCCATATAGAATGCTGTCGACGATGATCGGACTGCATTGAATTTGGCTTCTCCCTGTAGGATCTGCCCCTCCACATGCATAAGACCATGCCAGATGCAACTGGCCCACATTAGTCGTATTGATCTGATCGTGACTGCTGTAATTCCGACTACCGGCATCTCCCCCCTTGAAGGTCCAGGTAGAAAAAGCATGGTCCCTGGATGTATCCATTTTGCAGGTTACCCCCAAAAGAATTATCGATAAAAAAAATATGATTTGCTTCATAATAATTTTAGAAAAAGAGTTTGATCAAATGTATTAAATATCCCTTGGATCTCCATGGTAACAGTCAGGTTCATTTAGATAAACTCTTGTACACTACAGATTAAACACCTGATTCAATGCACAGATTGATTCCGTCTTTGGGGAATACCTGGCAATGCAACAATTTTTAATACATTTTCCCGGTGATAAAGACTGCAGTCATGGATAATTTGATTGAGGACTATTGACATGGGACAATCCTTATTCTTCAAGAATTTAATATCTTGTAGTTTCATTCATAAAATCATTCAACTATGATTCGATTTGTTTCATTCCTGGTCAGCAGTATTTTCGCTTTTGGCATGACTGCACAATCAGGCAAAGTCTATGACAATCTCTCTCTGCCCAGCAAAATCCTCAATATGGAACGTAAGTATGCGATCTATTTGCCTCCGGATTATGAGACTTCCTCACGCAGCTACCCCGTGCTCTACTTACTTCACGGTGGAGGCGATGATCAGACAGGGTGGGTACAGTTTGGCGAAGTACAGAATATCACAGACAAAGCCATCAATGAAGGCAAGGCTACACCGATGATCATCATCATGCCGGATGCTAATACCGGAAGACGAGGTTATTCCAACAATGCTACAGGTACCTGGCTCTACGAAGATTTTTTCTTTAAAGAGCTTATGCCTTTTGTAGAAAAAAAATACAGAATCAAAAGCGATAAAAGATATCGGGCCATAGCAGGGCTGTCTATGGGTGGTGATGGTAGTTTCACCTATGCTTTGCATCATCCGGAGTTGTTCTCCTCAGCCTGCCCGCTCAGTGCCGGGACCGGTCCACTAAGCCTGGAAGATGCTATGACGAGAGTCAAAAGATCAGATTCAACGGCTACCGACGCTCAAATCAAAGCGTATTATGAAAAACAAAGTGTATTGCACCTGATCAACAATGTCCCGGAAGATCAAAAGAAAGCAGTAAGATGGTATATCGATTG encodes:
- a CDS encoding esterase family protein translates to MIRFVSFLVSSIFAFGMTAQSGKVYDNLSLPSKILNMERKYAIYLPPDYETSSRSYPVLYLLHGGGDDQTGWVQFGEVQNITDKAINEGKATPMIIIMPDANTGRRGYSNNATGTWLYEDFFFKELMPFVEKKYRIKSDKRYRAIAGLSMGGDGSFTYALHHPELFSSACPLSAGTGPLSLEDAMTRVKRSDSTATDAQIKAYYEKQSVLHLINNVPEDQKKAVRWYIDCGDDDFLYEGNSLAHIAMRKQEIPHEFRTRDGKHSWVYWRAALPEVLDFVSQAFHQN